The Desulfuromonas versatilis genome has a segment encoding these proteins:
- a CDS encoding DUF3467 domain-containing protein has product MSEKKVKDAKMEIQLDEETAQGVYSNLAVVNHTDAEFTLDFIFVQPQAPRAKVRSRVITSPKHIKRLILALEDNLRKYEQSFGQVSLAAPRLDSELEKIH; this is encoded by the coding sequence GTGAGCGAGAAGAAAGTCAAGGACGCCAAAATGGAGATTCAGCTTGACGAGGAGACCGCCCAGGGGGTCTACTCCAATCTGGCGGTGGTCAATCACACCGACGCCGAATTTACCCTCGATTTCATTTTTGTTCAGCCCCAGGCTCCGCGGGCCAAGGTGCGCAGCCGGGTGATCACTTCCCCGAAGCACATCAAGCGGCTGATTCTCGCCCTGGAGGACAATCTGCGCAAGTACGAGCAGAGCTTCGGCCAGGTCAGTCTCGCCGCTCCGCGGCTAGACAGCGAGTTGGAAAAGATCCATTAA
- a CDS encoding permease, whose protein sequence is MLTVIGEEIARMWWFFLLSIVLVGVIKGYKLDLQIRGWVNRAGAWGIFLAVVVGMVSPLCACGILPIVISLALMGTPIAPLIALLATSPIMGPDALLLTWRGLGPEWAMLKLGGAAFIGLGAGFATQWLVNCGFLAGELVRLRPVYREDGTLASAYEIGTANGIAVRTMTVVPRAKRLRFIFDRTLDAGLFIGKYLLLAIVLEALIVTLVPISWITVLVGQKSLLSVLAAALIGLPLPTNQIPIIPILAGLLERGIDHGAAFTLLMAGPVSSIPAIIALWGMFHRRVVLSFLAVTLAGAVLLGWGYQLFS, encoded by the coding sequence ATGCTTACGGTCATCGGGGAGGAAATCGCCCGCATGTGGTGGTTCTTCCTGCTCTCCATCGTTTTGGTGGGGGTGATCAAGGGGTACAAGCTCGACCTGCAGATCCGCGGCTGGGTCAACCGCGCCGGCGCCTGGGGGATTTTCCTCGCCGTGGTGGTGGGGATGGTCTCGCCCCTGTGTGCCTGCGGCATCCTGCCCATCGTCATCTCCCTGGCCCTGATGGGGACCCCCATCGCTCCGCTGATCGCCCTGCTGGCCACCTCGCCCATCATGGGTCCCGACGCCCTGCTGCTCACCTGGCGCGGCCTGGGACCCGAGTGGGCCATGCTCAAGCTGGGCGGGGCGGCCTTCATCGGCCTGGGAGCCGGGTTCGCCACCCAGTGGCTGGTTAACTGCGGATTCCTGGCCGGCGAGCTGGTCCGCCTGCGCCCGGTCTACCGGGAGGATGGCACCCTGGCGAGCGCCTACGAGATCGGCACCGCCAACGGCATCGCGGTGCGCACCATGACCGTGGTCCCTCGCGCCAAACGCCTGCGTTTCATCTTCGACCGCACCCTCGACGCCGGACTGTTCATCGGCAAGTATCTGCTGCTGGCCATCGTGCTCGAGGCGCTCATCGTGACCCTGGTCCCCATCTCCTGGATCACCGTGCTGGTGGGGCAGAAGAGCCTGCTCTCGGTGCTGGCGGCGGCGCTGATCGGCCTGCCGCTGCCCACCAACCAGATCCCCATCATCCCCATCCTCGCCGGCCTGCTCGAGCGGGGGATCGATCACGGCGCGGCCTTCACCCTGCTGATGGCCGGTCCGGTCTCCAGCATCCCGGCGATCATCGCCCTGTGGGGGATGTTCCACCGCCGGGTGGTACTCAGCTTCCTGGCCGTGACCCTGGCCGGGGCGGTGCTGCTGGGGTGGGGCTACCAGCTTTTTTCCTGA
- a CDS encoding AAA family ATPase, with amino-acid sequence MHRKLQNIFYEVRDPVLGWDDIGGYADVKETLKEMVCLPLKKPELILQHNLGLPAGVMMWGPLGTGITMLAEACAKEAGVSFVYISGQEMLGKGPELVEAFDCAIHEAPCVLFISDCEWLAPRAGCDYEWGSGNFRAIPPTFADKDLTRLFIEQVDRINQVKGVMLVGSCYRIDTVDQALIKEKKRFNRKVFVHPPHAEDRLGMLNIYMDQMPNLAPDIDRRELAAQTEGYVGWDIESLCKRATVNAIKEDAAVVTMEHFRKALREVRRFLTPDMTAKYQQIREMDCPHHYEF; translated from the coding sequence ATGCACAGGAAACTGCAGAACATATTCTACGAAGTGCGCGACCCGGTGCTCGGTTGGGACGATATCGGCGGCTATGCCGACGTCAAGGAGACCCTCAAGGAGATGGTCTGCCTGCCCCTGAAGAAGCCCGAACTGATCCTGCAGCACAATCTCGGCCTGCCGGCCGGGGTGATGATGTGGGGCCCGCTCGGCACCGGCATCACCATGCTCGCCGAGGCCTGCGCCAAGGAGGCTGGCGTCTCCTTCGTCTACATCTCGGGCCAGGAGATGCTCGGCAAGGGACCGGAACTGGTTGAGGCCTTCGACTGCGCCATCCACGAGGCCCCCTGCGTGCTGTTCATCTCCGACTGCGAGTGGCTGGCCCCCCGGGCCGGTTGCGATTACGAGTGGGGCAGCGGCAATTTCCGGGCGATCCCCCCGACCTTCGCCGACAAGGACCTGACGCGCCTGTTCATCGAGCAGGTCGACCGCATCAACCAGGTCAAGGGGGTCATGCTGGTGGGCTCCTGCTACCGCATCGACACCGTCGACCAGGCGCTGATCAAGGAAAAGAAGCGCTTCAACCGCAAGGTCTTCGTCCATCCGCCCCACGCCGAAGACCGGCTGGGGATGCTCAACATCTACATGGACCAGATGCCCAACCTGGCTCCGGACATCGACCGGCGCGAACTGGCCGCGCAGACCGAGGGCTACGTCGGCTGGGACATCGAGAGCCTGTGCAAGCGCGCCACGGTCAACGCCATCAAGGAGGACGCCGCGGTGGTAACCATGGAGCATTTCCGCAAGGCCCTGCGCGAGGTGCGGCGTTTTCTCACCCCGGACATGACCGCCAAGTACCAGCAGATCCGGGAGATGGACTGTCCGCACCACTACGAATTCTAG
- a CDS encoding diguanylate cyclase encodes MDPSILIIDDSHAVRQQILDILRKTSLFNSFHEAGSVIDGFKIALNNPVDVILCDLEMPGMDGFKFLNMVNTRGELRDIPVIMVTGREDQETKIKGLEQGASDYVTKPFDPAELVARIKVQLKIKTLQDSLKESNQALLELSNTDPLTRLSNRRCLMEALEREYKRSERSKSPLSLIMLDIDHFKKVNDSYGHQEGDVVLVALADMLRHHLREYDMAARFGGEEFALVLPDTDMPRAVQVAERLRESAGEMTFSGILRNLKLTISLGVACYPRGNRIKSVDDLIRLADYALYNAKGAGRDRVEVMEG; translated from the coding sequence ATGGACCCATCTATCCTGATTATTGACGACTCCCACGCTGTACGGCAGCAGATCCTGGATATTTTGCGGAAAACCAGCCTTTTCAACTCATTCCACGAGGCTGGAAGCGTCATCGACGGGTTCAAGATCGCCCTCAATAACCCGGTGGACGTCATTCTCTGCGACCTCGAGATGCCGGGGATGGATGGGTTCAAGTTCCTGAACATGGTCAATACCCGGGGTGAACTTCGCGATATCCCGGTAATCATGGTCACCGGCCGCGAAGACCAGGAAACCAAGATCAAGGGACTGGAGCAGGGGGCGAGCGACTACGTGACCAAGCCCTTCGACCCGGCGGAACTGGTGGCACGGATCAAGGTTCAACTAAAGATCAAGACACTCCAGGACAGCCTCAAGGAAAGCAACCAGGCGCTGCTCGAACTCTCCAACACCGATCCTTTGACCCGCCTGTCCAACCGCCGCTGCCTGATGGAGGCCCTGGAACGCGAGTACAAGCGTAGCGAACGCTCCAAGTCCCCACTGTCGCTGATCATGCTCGACATCGACCACTTCAAGAAGGTCAATGACAGCTATGGACACCAGGAAGGGGACGTGGTGCTGGTGGCACTGGCCGACATGCTGCGCCACCACCTGCGCGAATACGACATGGCGGCCCGCTTCGGCGGCGAGGAGTTCGCCCTGGTGCTTCCCGATACGGACATGCCCAGGGCGGTCCAGGTGGCCGAACGGTTGCGCGAATCGGCAGGCGAGATGACATTTTCCGGCATCCTGAGAAACCTCAAGCTGACCATCAGCCTCGGTGTCGCCTGCTATCCCCGGGGCAACCGGATCAAGTCGGTGGACGACCTGATCCGCCTGGCCGACTACGCCCTCTACAACGCCAAGGGGGCAGGACGCGACCGCGTCGAGGTCATGGAAGGCTGA
- a CDS encoding DUF3047 domain-containing protein, which yields MANTWLARTLLLLLFLALLPALAAQGGGGFRVIDDFQGGLSPRWEEKEFKGRTRYQVVLDDQGSSLRAESRGGASGLVFRTEYRLEDFPVLSWRWKVENIIAASDVSSKSGDDYPARVYVVFPHWYPPKTRSINYIWSTNLAPGEFVPNSYFANAVMLACQSGEQMVGQWVQERRNVLEDYRRIFGEEPPAVGAIAVMSDTDNTGEAVVAYYDDIRIERE from the coding sequence ATGGCGAACACCTGGTTGGCCAGGACCTTGCTGTTGCTGCTGTTCTTGGCGTTGCTCCCGGCCCTTGCCGCCCAGGGGGGCGGCGGTTTTCGGGTGATCGACGATTTCCAGGGAGGGCTGAGTCCGCGCTGGGAAGAGAAGGAGTTCAAGGGGCGTACCCGCTACCAGGTCGTCCTCGACGACCAGGGCAGCAGCCTGCGCGCCGAGAGCCGGGGGGGCGCTTCCGGGCTGGTGTTCCGCACCGAATACCGGTTGGAGGATTTCCCGGTGCTGAGCTGGCGCTGGAAGGTGGAGAATATCATTGCCGCCAGCGATGTCTCCAGCAAGTCGGGGGACGATTACCCGGCGCGGGTCTACGTGGTGTTTCCCCACTGGTATCCGCCGAAGACCCGCAGCATCAACTACATCTGGTCGACCAACCTCGCGCCGGGAGAATTCGTCCCCAACAGCTACTTTGCCAACGCGGTCATGCTGGCCTGCCAGAGTGGCGAGCAGATGGTCGGTCAGTGGGTCCAGGAGCGCCGCAACGTGCTGGAGGATTACCGGCGGATTTTCGGCGAGGAGCCCCCCGCGGTCGGGGCGATAGCCGTGATGAGCGACACGGACAATACCGGAGAGGCCGTGGTGGCCTATTATGACGATATCCGCATCGAGCGGGAGTAG
- a CDS encoding right-handed parallel beta-helix repeat-containing protein: MAPVLLLVCPAAGVEAGQPNPGGTMQYLKYQVIAAALLGLALLFGAAPGWAKEAGAVRGLTVWEGEVTFSRTVEVPPDATLEIRPGTLVRPLTPEAGIRVRGVLRVIGSQASPVRFASPPQWVGIEFAEGPAGSLIEHADFQGATAAVSSSFNAFTLRHSRFSNCRTAVKLLRQSNPRIENCRFENNDLGVDIEMKSAPELVGNRFLGHRQAAVLATHNSAGVVEKNLFKGNLQGVRLLRAVLVQVRGNEFRDNETGIYCEQTRETPVIRDNRFFANKYALVNFSFSSPTVENNLFADNDTAVRNDQLGIPRLLHNHFRGNRVALDNLRRSAPEVRSNLLEANQVAIICDYSSYPRVTNNNFLGNRMGVKLGMNQSAERERLVDSGGLVQATAASRQGPYPRQPQLQSEFDDFVDVRGNWWGADTAQLAAAGAEGNVPIFFDRRDQPRVRLAEPGSASYLIDRVEYAPWLEGPAAGAGLREALPR, translated from the coding sequence TTGGCACCGGTTTTGCTGCTTGTCTGTCCTGCGGCGGGTGTCGAGGCCGGCCAGCCCAACCCCGGGGGGACCATGCAGTACCTGAAATACCAAGTCATCGCGGCCGCCCTGCTGGGTCTTGCGCTGCTTTTCGGAGCCGCCCCAGGCTGGGCAAAAGAGGCTGGGGCCGTCCGGGGGCTGACCGTCTGGGAGGGGGAGGTCACCTTCAGCCGCACGGTGGAAGTGCCGCCCGACGCAACCCTGGAGATCCGCCCGGGGACCCTGGTCAGGCCATTGACGCCCGAGGCCGGGATCCGGGTGCGCGGGGTGTTGCGGGTGATCGGCAGCCAGGCTTCGCCGGTGCGCTTCGCTTCTCCTCCCCAATGGGTCGGCATTGAATTCGCCGAGGGCCCCGCCGGCAGCCTCATCGAGCACGCCGATTTCCAGGGCGCCACCGCGGCGGTAAGCAGCAGTTTCAATGCCTTCACCCTGCGGCATAGTCGCTTCAGCAACTGTCGCACGGCGGTCAAACTGTTGCGCCAGTCGAACCCCCGCATCGAAAACTGCCGCTTCGAGAACAACGATCTGGGGGTTGATATCGAAATGAAATCCGCTCCGGAGCTGGTCGGCAACCGGTTTCTCGGTCATCGCCAGGCCGCGGTCCTCGCCACCCACAACAGCGCGGGAGTGGTCGAGAAAAATCTCTTCAAGGGCAACCTGCAGGGGGTTCGGCTGCTGCGCGCAGTTCTGGTGCAGGTGCGGGGCAATGAGTTCCGCGACAACGAGACCGGCATCTATTGCGAGCAGACCCGCGAGACCCCCGTGATCAGGGACAACCGTTTTTTCGCCAACAAATATGCGCTGGTCAACTTTTCTTTCTCCTCGCCCACGGTGGAAAACAACCTGTTTGCCGACAACGACACGGCGGTGCGCAACGACCAGTTGGGGATTCCCCGGCTGCTGCACAATCATTTCCGCGGCAACCGGGTTGCCCTGGACAACCTGCGGCGCTCCGCTCCGGAGGTGAGAAGCAACCTGCTCGAGGCCAACCAGGTGGCCATCATCTGCGATTATTCCTCCTATCCGCGGGTGACCAACAACAATTTTCTGGGCAACCGGATGGGGGTCAAGCTGGGGATGAATCAGAGCGCCGAACGGGAGCGGCTGGTCGATTCCGGCGGCCTGGTGCAGGCGACCGCCGCCAGCCGGCAGGGGCCCTACCCGCGGCAGCCGCAGCTGCAGAGCGAATTCGACGACTTCGTGGACGTGCGCGGCAACTGGTGGGGCGCAGACACGGCCCAGTTGGCCGCGGCCGGTGCCGAGGGGAACGTCCCCATCTTTTTCGACCGCCGGGATCAGCCGCGGGTTCGCCTGGCGGAGCCCGGCTCTGCCAGCTACCTGATCGACCGGGTGGAGTACGCCCCCTGGCTGGAAGGCCCTGCGGCCGGCGCCGGGCTGCGCGAAGCTCTCCCCCGATGA
- a CDS encoding outer membrane protein assembly factor BamB family protein, protein MVARALLLLGLLLAGCSGLRPPEPPLVLRDAEIHQDATWHGRILIDGSVKVVKGATLTILPGTDIAFVRRDVDQDGLGDGTLIIEGTLEAEGTRALPIRFRSAEADPQPGDWQEIRVDFSRQVHLRYCEISDSAYTLHAHFTRGVVEDCTIRGNIDGCRLGQASFVIRNNLYEHNQGKGINFRNSTVEVTRNIIRYNGSGIFLFENDREASIHDNNIYGNGDNFRLGDFYAEDVTLGENWWGSADPGAAAATIFDQKQDPEIGRVHISAAADWVAGTGPRDGLELREAWRFATGGFIDASPVAAGKELFVASWDGHLYALDREGRLSWRRDLGDIIDASGAVDGETVYAQTWGRQVTALGRGDGRPRWGFSYGPSRADDHRQGGLLRIGELLLVPAWNGSLFALDAGSGELRWRYEAPQPLRAAPGWDGRAIFLAGGAGTLTALDPAGGLLWEARLPGPLLAAPALTPEGPVVVTRDGLLVAFTRQGVERWRRELGETCYYGGPVYAQGALFLGTAGGGLWKLEAQDGRPIWRRETSGPVYATPLVREGRLYLGDNSGSLAVYGAESGDLLGAFQAPREIQGTPVLVDGLLVFGSRDHFVRALEVVESPVAGSRQEFIGEPRQADGNPPAAQ, encoded by the coding sequence GTGGTAGCCCGGGCGCTGCTTTTGCTCGGCCTGCTGCTGGCGGGTTGCTCGGGGCTGCGGCCCCCGGAGCCGCCGCTGGTGCTCAGGGATGCCGAGATCCACCAGGACGCTACCTGGCACGGGCGTATCCTCATCGACGGCTCGGTGAAGGTGGTCAAGGGGGCGACCCTGACCATCCTGCCCGGGACCGACATTGCCTTTGTGCGCCGCGACGTCGACCAGGACGGCCTGGGGGACGGAACACTGATCATCGAGGGGACGCTCGAGGCCGAGGGGACCCGCGCGTTGCCGATCCGTTTCCGCAGCGCCGAGGCCGACCCCCAGCCGGGGGACTGGCAGGAGATTCGGGTCGACTTTTCGCGGCAGGTGCACCTGCGCTACTGCGAGATCAGCGATTCCGCCTATACCCTGCACGCCCACTTCACCCGCGGCGTGGTGGAGGACTGCACCATCCGCGGCAACATCGACGGCTGCCGGCTCGGCCAGGCCAGCTTCGTCATCCGCAACAACCTCTATGAGCACAACCAGGGCAAGGGGATCAATTTCCGCAATTCCACCGTCGAGGTCACCCGCAACATCATCCGCTACAACGGTTCGGGCATCTTCCTGTTCGAAAACGACCGCGAAGCCAGCATCCACGACAACAACATCTACGGCAACGGCGACAATTTCCGGCTGGGAGATTTTTACGCCGAGGACGTGACCCTGGGGGAGAACTGGTGGGGGAGCGCCGATCCGGGCGCGGCCGCGGCGACGATCTTCGATCAGAAGCAGGATCCGGAGATCGGCCGGGTCCACATCAGCGCCGCTGCGGACTGGGTTGCCGGGACCGGGCCGCGGGACGGTCTCGAGCTAAGGGAGGCCTGGCGGTTCGCGACCGGGGGCTTTATCGACGCCTCGCCCGTCGCCGCGGGGAAAGAGCTGTTCGTGGCCAGCTGGGATGGGCACCTCTACGCCCTTGACCGGGAGGGGCGGCTGAGCTGGCGTCGCGACCTTGGGGACATCATCGACGCCAGTGGCGCGGTAGACGGCGAAACGGTCTATGCCCAGACCTGGGGGCGGCAGGTGACTGCCCTGGGGCGCGGGGACGGGCGACCCCGCTGGGGGTTCAGCTACGGACCCTCGCGGGCTGACGACCATCGCCAGGGGGGTCTGCTGCGCATCGGCGAGCTGCTGCTGGTGCCGGCCTGGAACGGCAGCCTGTTCGCCCTGGATGCGGGCTCCGGCGAGCTACGCTGGCGCTACGAGGCTCCCCAGCCGCTGCGCGCCGCCCCTGGCTGGGACGGTAGGGCGATTTTTCTGGCGGGCGGCGCGGGGACCCTGACGGCTTTGGATCCGGCGGGCGGGCTCCTCTGGGAGGCCCGGCTCCCCGGCCCGCTGCTTGCCGCTCCGGCCCTGACCCCGGAGGGACCGGTGGTGGTCACCCGCGACGGGCTGCTGGTCGCCTTTACCCGCCAGGGTGTCGAGCGCTGGCGCCGCGAGCTGGGCGAAACCTGCTATTACGGAGGGCCGGTCTATGCCCAAGGGGCCCTGTTCCTGGGGACTGCCGGAGGGGGGCTGTGGAAGCTCGAGGCGCAGGATGGCAGGCCGATCTGGCGTCGGGAGACTTCTGGGCCGGTCTACGCCACCCCGCTGGTCAGGGAGGGGCGGCTCTACCTGGGCGACAACAGCGGCTCCCTGGCGGTGTACGGCGCCGAAAGCGGCGACCTGCTGGGCGCATTCCAGGCCCCTCGGGAGATCCAGGGGACCCCGGTGCTGGTGGACGGACTGCTGGTGTTCGGAAGTCGTGACCACTTCGTCCGTGCCCTGGAGGTGGTCGAGTCCCCGGTTGCCGGAAGCAGGCAGGAGTTCATCGGCGAACCCCGGCAGGCTGACGGAAATCCGCCAGCCGCGCAATGA
- a CDS encoding carboxypeptidase-like regulatory domain-containing protein, protein MTSTLRIFLSVSIFFGMLLEAAFGVTVSGKLTVKTEPVAAIQVFAYPADAPSLAGDTPHRSNVSGKDGLFSIDLPPGAYYFIARGKELYSYYGRNPVTVPREGLGQMNLSLVPLRPAPPRAEPQVATGILGQTTVDGVPLAGAIVYVYTDLTNELKGMGLGMAGPTTEQGLFEAPLPAGTYYVIARMRRSKEFAGPLRAGDYIGFYPENPVKLAEGEVLKIAIPMLEVPEKVERLADSLFGQTSIHGRVLDKKGAPVAGVRVFLYEDSQMLNRPLHVSQTTGPDGAFVLSFANGGVYYLAARNTLGGAPAPGELFGTYDGTPSHSVRVQTGKALKGIEIVVEEMW, encoded by the coding sequence ATGACAAGTACATTGCGGATTTTTCTGTCGGTCTCGATTTTTTTCGGCATGCTCCTGGAAGCCGCTTTCGGCGTCACCGTTTCCGGCAAGCTCACCGTGAAAACCGAACCGGTGGCGGCCATCCAGGTTTTCGCCTACCCGGCGGATGCTCCCTCTCTGGCCGGGGACACACCCCACCGCTCCAACGTGTCGGGCAAGGACGGCCTGTTCAGCATCGATCTGCCTCCCGGGGCCTATTATTTCATCGCCCGGGGGAAGGAGCTGTACAGCTACTACGGACGCAACCCGGTGACCGTCCCGCGCGAGGGGCTCGGCCAGATGAATCTCTCCCTGGTCCCCCTGCGCCCCGCACCCCCCAGGGCCGAGCCGCAGGTCGCCACCGGCATTCTTGGCCAGACCACCGTCGACGGGGTGCCGCTGGCCGGAGCGATCGTCTACGTCTATACCGACCTGACCAACGAACTCAAGGGGATGGGGCTCGGCATGGCCGGTCCCACCACCGAGCAGGGGCTGTTCGAGGCGCCGCTGCCGGCCGGGACCTACTACGTTATCGCCCGGATGCGGCGCAGCAAGGAATTCGCCGGGCCACTCAGGGCCGGCGACTACATCGGGTTCTATCCGGAAAACCCGGTGAAGCTCGCCGAGGGAGAGGTGTTGAAAATAGCCATCCCCATGCTGGAAGTGCCGGAAAAGGTCGAACGCCTCGCCGATTCCCTGTTCGGGCAGACCAGCATCCATGGGCGTGTTCTCGACAAGAAGGGGGCCCCGGTGGCCGGGGTGCGGGTATTTCTGTACGAGGATTCGCAGATGCTCAACCGCCCGCTGCACGTCTCCCAGACCACCGGGCCCGATGGCGCCTTCGTCCTTTCCTTCGCCAACGGCGGCGTCTATTATCTGGCCGCCCGCAACACCCTCGGCGGCGCGCCGGCCCCGGGCGAGCTGTTCGGCACCTACGACGGCACCCCCAGTCACTCGGTGCGGGTGCAGACCGGCAAGGCGCTGAAGGGGATCGAAATCGTGGTGGAGGAGATGTGGTAG
- a CDS encoding formylmethanofuran dehydrogenase subunit E family protein, with product MEQPQASDLFDRIYRRHGHYCPMSTLGGRLGLAARGQFPEECSPDELRAVYHTDTCAVDGIEEAAGVSRERGTLVVREERRHCLRLVRRSDGHGVEVELGAAALARAGEYRRLSDQLELLRPNLPAAEVAARQQVLDGLLEELRRAGEAELFSLRQVVEKTEVTDA from the coding sequence ATGGAACAACCCCAGGCTTCAGACCTTTTCGACCGCATCTACCGCCGCCACGGCCACTACTGCCCGATGAGCACCCTGGGCGGGCGGCTGGGGCTGGCGGCGCGGGGGCAGTTTCCGGAAGAATGTTCGCCCGACGAGCTGCGGGCGGTCTACCACACCGACACCTGCGCGGTGGACGGCATCGAGGAGGCCGCCGGCGTCTCCCGGGAACGGGGCACCCTGGTCGTTCGGGAAGAGCGGCGCCACTGCCTGCGCCTGGTGCGGCGCTCGGACGGGCACGGGGTCGAGGTCGAACTGGGTGCGGCGGCGTTGGCCCGGGCGGGGGAGTACCGGCGGCTGAGCGACCAGCTCGAGCTGCTGCGGCCGAATCTCCCTGCCGCGGAGGTTGCGGCTCGCCAGCAGGTGTTGGATGGGTTGCTCGAGGAATTGCGCCGAGCCGGGGAGGCTGAGCTGTTCAGCCTGCGGCAGGTGGTGGAAAAAACCGAGGTGACGGATGCCTGA
- a CDS encoding glycine betaine ABC transporter substrate-binding protein, whose translation MVAKLAKRLGSGLVAGMLILAMVLPLPAEACVGKTLVVGSKGTLQQEILAEMLSVLIGERTGTTVKVVRLDSTAAAHEALMKADLDMYVEYTGVGQVEILKKAPLEDSEALYQAVKETYNQDLNLVWLKPLGFEGQEAAAGGQAAPVVRKDTLKKFPALARLINKLGGAISPQAMQDLEAQAAQITAKEVARNFLKEGKFI comes from the coding sequence ATGGTTGCAAAACTTGCCAAAAGACTGGGGTCCGGCCTGGTTGCCGGGATGCTGATTCTGGCCATGGTGCTGCCTCTGCCGGCGGAGGCCTGCGTCGGCAAAACCCTGGTCGTAGGCTCCAAGGGGACGCTCCAGCAGGAAATCCTGGCGGAGATGCTCTCCGTCCTCATCGGTGAGCGCACCGGAACCACGGTCAAGGTGGTGCGCCTGGATTCCACGGCCGCGGCCCACGAGGCCCTGATGAAGGCCGATCTCGACATGTACGTCGAGTACACCGGGGTAGGCCAGGTCGAAATCCTGAAGAAGGCTCCCCTGGAGGACTCGGAAGCCTTGTACCAGGCGGTGAAGGAAACCTACAATCAGGACCTGAACCTGGTCTGGCTGAAGCCGCTGGGGTTCGAGGGGCAAGAGGCCGCAGCTGGCGGTCAGGCGGCCCCCGTGGTGCGCAAGGACACCCTGAAAAAATTCCCCGCGCTGGCCCGGTTGATCAATAAGCTGGGTGGTGCGATATCGCCTCAGGCCATGCAGGACCTCGAAGCCCAGGCGGCCCAGATAACGGCCAAGGAGGTCGCGCGCAACTTTCTGAAGGAAGGCAAGTTCATCTAG